GAGCGGAGTGGTCCCCACTTTTACCGAACTGTCATTGACCGCCGACGTCGGCTGCTTCCTATGACGTGGAGCGAGACACGGACCAAGCGGACAGGAATATATTAAATGTTAGATTAAACATCCTTATTTACTCTTTTATGAATAAGCTATTAACGATcaaattaataatttagttattaatagCTAACATGAATTATTTGATAGTAGGTAATTTACATCTTCAGGGCTCGGTTCATAAAAGGTACCTAGTGAGGATAAATGATGTGTAAGTAGAGAATATGGGAAACCTGTGTTGCAATGCAAAGATGTTCGACCGTAGTTTTAGATACTTCAGGTAGTTACCAGCTCCACAAGATCGCCTGTAGGACAGCAGCATGTATGTTATTATCTAGAACGGCTAAATATGGCTCAGGACCTTAAAAACATTTACGATAGATTGGCATATCGAGGATAAACGTTAGAACATATAGGAAGAGAAAGTCATGACTACGGTACAAGTATGGTAAGGTATATAAAAGAACACTAATCCACGACTTTCGCTTCTCGAGAGTATCATAAAATCCAATAACCCATCCCTAACCGTACTCTGCGAAAGGCACATACATGCCGCCTAGCCCATATGAAGGAAAAAACAAAACCGCCGTGTGGAAGCCTTCGTTGCCCAACTCCTGCACGCCCCTTGCTGGCATTTCATATATTCTTGTGTTACTCCTTTTCTTCCATAACATCATtatgcagcagcagctcctCCTGTCTTATCTGCAGCGGTTTCCTTCTCCAGAAGATTACCAAGATGCTGCAGGTCGTCTCGAGCTTTAGGGTCGCGCTCCAGAACCCTCCTTACGACTTCCCACTCCTTGCGAGCCATCTGGTACGCTTGAGGCAAGATGAACTGCACGGTTGGGGATGTTATCCAGGGTCCCAGGAGCTCGTGTGCCATGGCCACGCCTGCCTGCTGAGCCTGGTGCCTTTGTGCTTCTAACATCTGTGCTGGCGCAGCTGCAGGTGCCGGTGTTGGAGCTTGTGGTGGCACTGGTGGCCGAGTGTACGGTGGCTGGGGAATTGGCACAGGAGTTGTAGACTGCCATTGGCCTGGTGATGATTGCTGAGGGAAGCCTCCTTGAAACCCTCCCTGAGGGGCCTGGGGGGTCGCCGGAGAGAATGCCGGGCCGGCGGACGCTGTCGAGTTGCTTCTCTGAGCATGTGCTGCAGGCACTGGTGTTCCCAGGGCTTTGGCGTCTTGTTGATTGGCAGTCCCATCCTTCAGATGTTTGAGCTGGTCAGGCTCGTTATGATAAACAAATACTGCCAGCAAGATGGGTTCCGTCCGGACCTTGGGGATCTTATTATCAACCAGGTTGAGCATAAACTCGGGATAGTTGTCTTCCCCTGCAGGAACTGGTACCAGATATGTATCTCGCACATTACCGATTGTCTTATCTCCAATTACGCCATACCGCTTCTTGCTGGTGAAGTAGTTAAGAAGATTGTGAAACTCAGTATGAGAAAAAGGCGAGACCGGTGAAACTGAAACGACAATGACATCGGTACTGTTGCTGTAGCGAAGACTGCATAGGTATTCGATAGCACTTTGTTCGGGGATTCGTCCGGCCACCATCATCCTCTTAGGAATCAACTTGGACCACGGTCCAACTGAAGCAAAGTTGGCACCACCGATATACTTGGCTGTCGCTGGGAAGTCAGCAATCGAGCTCATAGCAAGAGAGCCCTGCCAGATGACATCGGGGTCTTGAGTCTCCTCTGTGGGCGAATAAGGGGGTGACTCGTTCTCATCTTGGAGCATGCGATCTACATCGGGATCCACGCCCGGGCCATTGGATCCAGTTACCAGAGCCGAAGGCCGCCTATTCTGAGTTGTAGTGGGAGACTTGACACTGGAGAAGACTTCGTTGATGTCGAAATCAGGATGACTTGGCGATCGCTGCTTATCGTCCTGCTGCTGTGGGTGTGAAGCCAGGTCCGCCTTGTCGCCTCCTGTAGGTTCCTTCTTAACGGCCTGAGGCTCTGGTCGACGAGGGGGTCCTGGTGGGAGGGGCACAGCAGAGTCGTTGACAAATGTTTCGTCGTCAACGACCTCTTCGCCCTTATGTGTTCGTCGAACGCGAGGGCCCGTCTCAGAAGTATAGAGAATAGACTGTTTCTCGGCCTTGGCTTTCATCTCAGCAGTCTGCTTCTTCATTTCCGACGAGGCAAGCTGCTCTGATGTCATGGTAGCCAGAGCTGCGGGGGACAGAGTCTTATGAACCAGTCCATGACACAACTCCGGGTTGTTCTTCAGGTTGAAGCTTAGTGACTTGATTTGCTGGTTGTATTCTTTCTGTCCCTTAGTCACAGGGTAAGAATCATAGACGGCGCGCTCGATCTGAAGCGAGAAAGTCTCGGTCATAGACTCAATTGTGTTGCCCTCTTCAAGGTCCAGTTCGCCCTGCTTCTGCATCGATGTCAAAACATGGCTGATAGACTTGCTCATGGCTTTAGCTGGGCCTGTCCGAGAACCAGGCAGATCTGATATCGACTTGGCGAGGTCATCAGGTGGTGTATAGGAGACAGGAACAGGAGTTGCACCGTTCTCTGATATGCGACGAACCTTGGCAGACTACACATCGTATTAGTATAACCATCTAGGGAGAAGGGGGTAAGTAAATCGTACCTTGCCATCAGCGTCATGAGACTCTTCGCGGGCTTTTCGCTTCCCCgtttttgtttctttcttatctttgGTTGCGTCCGGAACAGGCACAGGAGAAGACTTCGCTTTAGTCTTatcttcctccttggtctCGCTGTGACGtttgcctttgccttttcGTCCGCcacgcttcttcttcttggactcCTCTTCATGTGCTTTGCGCCGAGCTTCCCAAGGTTTCTCCCCCTTAGCTATGCCATCGAGGAGCTCCTTGTGATCGTCCGGTCGGCATTGCTCACACCAGTAATGTTCAGGGATCTCGTCATCGAATGAGCTTACCCCTACACAGACGTTATGCTGCCATGCGCCGCAGGTTTCACAAGCGATCCAGGCTTCACCTgaatcttcatcttgttcgGTGGCGCCGCATACACAACGGATCAgttcatcttcctcctcttcctcttgttcttgctgctgttcctgttcctgttcctgttcctgctccttggctttcttggtcttcttAGTCTGTCGCTTTTTGGGCACGGTCGCAGGCTCAAGTTCGTCGAATGATTTCGTATGCTGACCTTTAGTGGCGCGTACCGATCGTCGAGGTTCCGCTTCGCCTGAGACGTTGCTGTTAGTTGGTGCTGCAGAATGCGTGGTGTCGCGGCGTCGGTCGCGCTTTGGGGGTGCTTGGTCTTGAACGAGCTGGGATTGCTTGGGGGACTTTGCGAGTCTTTGTCGCTTACCGGACATGATTAAGAATGTGCGAATGGTTGTGGTGTGGTGTTTTGGATGCAGCGACGCGTGCCAATGCTGAGCGGCGTTTGGGGGTGTTGCAGGTGTTGGGAGGGATTTCTACTGTTGCAACGAAGCGCAGGATGGTGTGCGCCCTTAGACAGGCATTGAGGTAATTACGTGGGAAATAATTGAGAGTCACGACTATGTCAAGAACAGATTCAGGTTCTTCCCAGCTGATCCACGCGCAGATGCTTGTCTTCAAATCTCTAACCGTGTTGGCGCAAAGAGGTGCCCTCGCTAGCACAGGCACTCAGGTGGAATATGGCCTGCGCCAAGAGGGTAAGAATATGTTTTGCTGTAATTCGAAAGTGGTGAACGCGATAAAAGTGTCAATGCCTTGAAGCGACCTCACAAACTGCGTGAGGTGCGCGACGATTTTGCGATAGTGGAGATCCAGTATCAGTAGAATGCGATAGGTCGCGTGCCGTGGTTGGAATGACGCGCGCACTTGAGAATCAATGTTCAGAGGAGTGTTTAAGATGTCCTGTGGAATAATTTCAAGCAGTTGTCTTCTCTCGGAGCTGGTTGGGGAGGATGGTGCTGGGTGAATCACTCGAAATGATGATGTAGAAGAGAAGAGTTGCGATCCCGAAACTGGAGGGGGGAGGGAGCTATTGCGGAGGTAGAAAAACTAGTAGCTTCCGCCCGTTCGCCCATGCCCTACAGCAACTGAATTGTGGTGGCAGGTGGCAGGAACTAACCAGGTCAGGATCAACCCGCGCTTGTGACAATGCGATTGCTTTGCGTGACAATGGAGAGCATGTATTTGATGCCTGATTGTGGCAATGTGTTTGCCTGATTAACAAGCCATTACTTTCCATTTTCCAGTGACTGTATGGAAACAATAGGTAGGATTAGTCACGAGGGATGTCAGCCTTGCAGTTTAAGGTCTAAGTCGATTGGCTAGACTTTACCCCCCATTAGGCAACCTGAGGCAACACTCTTCAGCCTTAGTGTCAAGCAGCTAAGCAGCAGAAAGCTAACGCGGCGCGGCGGCCTAGAGCTCCGTTGCAGGTAACGACGTAAACGAATCcacagcctcaacaccatcaaccaGACTGTCACCATCACAACGGCTCTCTGTTAACTTCGACCTGGTTTTTAGTTGTTTCAGAGAGGTTACCCATcttctttatctctcttgTCTCGTCATCACAACGAATTCATCATGTCTCGCCGTTACGATTCCCGAGTGCGTTGGCCCTTGAAGCTCCAGTACCTCGAAGCTCTCCCACCAAGCTAACTGGCTCCTATAGACAACCATCTTCTCACCAGAGGGCCGTCTGTACCAGGTCGAATATGCTCTAGAGGCCATCTCACACGCAGGTACAGCCATTGGCATCCTGGCAAAGGATGGTATCGTCCTGGCCGCCGAGCGAAAGGTCACCTCGAAGCTGCTGGAGCAAGACACCTCCGCCGAGAAGCTCTACATTTTGAATGAGTGCGCAAATCCTCCATTGCCTACCTCGCTAATTCGAAGGTTATTTATTAACAATATTTTCGTTTAGCAACATGATTTGCGCCGTCGCTGGCATGACCGCCGATGCCAACATCCTTATCAACTACGCCCGACAAGCCGCTCAGCGATACCTCCTCACCTATAACGAAGACATTCCTTGCGAGCAGCTTGTGCGTCGACTTTGCGATCTTAAGCAAGGATACACCCAACACGGTGGTCTACGACCCTTCGGTGTGTCTTTCATCTACGCTGGTTGGGATCCTCGTAGACAATTTCAGCTCTATCTCAGCAACCCCTCTGGCAATTACGGTGGCTGGAAGGCTACAAGTGCGGGTGCCAACAATGCAAGCGCACAGAGTCTCCTCAAGCAGGATTACAAGGAAGACTGCACTCTGAAGGAGGCTTGCGGCATGGCGGTCAAGGTTCTTAGCAAGACGATGGATTCTACCAAGCTGAGCAGCGAGAAGAGTATGTCGTGTCTATGAATATGTACCAGAACTCCCGCTAATATCACTTCTAGTTGAATTCGCGACAGTAGGACAGACCGAGGACGGCAAGATCTACCACCGCCTGTGGAGTGCTGACGAGATTACGGCGCTGTTGAAGGAGCATGACCTGGCGAAGAACGAGGAGACAGAGGAAAAGTAAGCAACAAGGCTATAGATTCTTGATAGATGGGGAGAAAGGAATGCGGGGCCACTCTTATCTGCCCCTGTACAATAATATCATGAAATGACCACAAAACGAGACTTATCCAACGCCTGGCTTGACCAAGTCTAAAAGTGTTGTCGAGCACATGATGCTTCGATGAAAGAGTAATGCAATGCAGGCTAAGCCAGAGCATCTCGGACAAGCACGCAAACTATTCCTAGTCCCCAATATCAGCGTCGCGAACCTCTCAAGTTTTCCATCTCGAATCCTACATCTGTCCCTCTTGCtgcctcctcatcatcggtgATTCGTTGCCATCCCGGCTGAGTGTCAACTCCTGGTCGTGGATAAGGCTCGTCGCATTTCGTACTTGAGAGGCGGGGAAAGTGCCGTCTGTAGCTCCAATACGCAATGCTCATGCCTAGAGCTGAGCCTACGCAGACATCGTAGACGTCGTGGCGATAATCCTCGCATCTCGATATAGCGACAAGACCTGCACCGATGAGTGGCAGTAGGCAGACCAACGCGCGGCTGAGATCACGACCGCCAGCCGAGTAACGGAACACATGGAGTTGGCcggcgaggaagaggctgagaaaACCAAGGCCAGCgaatgagaaggatgagtgGCCAGAAGGGAATGATCGCCAGCCCTCTTGCAGTATatggccatcttctgcaGTGCAGACATCGATGGTTACAAGGGTGTTGGCCTTTGTGCCGATTGCGGGCTTGCAGCGGTCTAGCAGATCAGGACGAGGCCTGCCAACAgcattcttgatgatgtcAGTGATGAAGGATGTGAGTACAATAGAGATAAGGAACGAGAGGTAAGTGACTTCATGCTTGGCCGCTGATGACCTTGCGATTATGTTGTAAGCGATTAAGACTCCCAGCGGTATGAAAAGGGCGTATACGAAGTTCATAACTGGTAGTCTTTGTTAAGTCCGGTCACAGAAGCTGAGGTTGATGTTTGAGACGTACAGACAGGGACACGCTCATGGACCGCAAAGGGATACGAGATCTGCAGGTCGTTTATGAAGAACATGCGATGAAATGGGTTGACGAAGAGGACCGTCTGTGAATCTGTCAACCAGTGTTCTGGGTTCTCATTGACGATATAGTACAGACCAAGATCCAGCCTGTTAAGAGAAATAGGAAGCCGACATAATCAGGCGCATGAGTTGTCTGTTGTATGTCATGAGTATAACACCAAGGACCGATTTGACGAGTCACCATACCTTCCAATATCTCCTCAAAAATGAGATTGGTCCGCCGGACGAGCCATAGCTATGAGCTGGAGCCATGATTGATGACGATAGCTGAAATCAGGTTTGACGGGCGGAGGTGTCGGAACATAGGCAGACTGCAGTATCGCAACGGATGGAAAATGCAGATTTTCTGTATCGGCAAATAAGAGGGCGTTTAGCTTTATTACCGAGTCATGTTAAAGAGACGCGGCTCATAAGTTCAgtgctgttgagaagacgTAACAAGTTCTTGCTGAGGTTGGGCATGTTGCCAAATGCGGGAATGAGGGCCCCTGATCTTCCGTTGGTTTTCTGGGGCCATATCAATAAAAGAATCCAGATAACGAGTAGCTGATGTACACCAACCATGTACTATCAACATTCATTTTTAGTCTTCGGGAGATCAAAAGTCAGGATTAAGTGGTCATAATGAATTATGATACTTTTCAATCAACCCCGGGATGACCACCGTTGTTTTATGTACTCATTGCAAGTGATGACTTCAACCCCGTAGTACTTTCGATGTAGGAACGGTTGTCGATGGGCATTACAGACCAATATCTACCCCATCTTTGGATCCAAGACAATAATACTAAGCAAGATTTTAAACATGAATTTCAATCAACTTTGAAATGGAAAGAAGTCGAGATAACGATTTCAGTTGGAGCTGCTtagctatagggtaggtagcCGAATCGTCATCCACTAATTCTTAGGCCCAAGCTCTTGCGGATTTCTGCTGTGACGGTTGACGACCAGGAAACTTGGTTGCTTTCCCTCAGCCATAACAACTTTTCAACAAGACAACTCCTACCGATGAAATATCGACAATCGGAAATCTAGAACCTCTGCCTGTGCGAACATATTGTTTATGAAGCACCATCTCAGGAATAGCTTCTGAATGGACAACCTGATGTCATAGTTTGCGACGCGACGAAGCGAGATGCTCAAAT
This genomic stretch from Fusarium oxysporum f. sp. lycopersici 4287 chromosome 2, whole genome shotgun sequence harbors:
- a CDS encoding proteasome subunit alpha type-4; its protein translation is MSRRYDSRTTIFSPEGRLYQVEYALEAISHAGTAIGILAKDGIVLAAERKVTSKLLEQDTSAEKLYILNDNMICAVAGMTADANILINYARQAAQRYLLTYNEDIPCEQLVRRLCDLKQGYTQHGGLRPFGVSFIYAGWDPRRQFQLYLSNPSGNYGGWKATSAGANNASAQSLLKQDYKEDCTLKEACGMAVKVLSKTMDSTKLSSEKIEFATVGQTEDGKIYHRLWSADEITALLKEHDLAKNEETEEK